The Brassica oleracea var. oleracea cultivar TO1000 chromosome C6, BOL, whole genome shotgun sequence genome includes a region encoding these proteins:
- the LOC106299579 gene encoding glycine-rich cell wall structural protein 1-like produces the protein MDLRKTWLVLYILLIFHLQHNFPSVNSKPSSIDTYYESLHPRATKPDVVDFERKDQELVVVIKKEGGGGWRGGGGGSTGIGGGRGWHGLLGWRGGGIGIGGGGGWRGWRGWRGGSGGTGIGGGGGWRGWRGGGGGGGGGGGLPGGGGGSGGGLPGGRGGSTGKGGVGPLIPISMQTGDRGTHRSSSSRNIRGGVCVVCWLSLLVLVDLLLV, from the coding sequence ATGGATTTAAGAAAAACATGGTTGGTTTTATACATTCTCTTAATCTTTCATCTTCAGCACAATTTTCCTTCTGTTAATTCAAAGCCTTCCTCTATTGATACGTACTACGAGAGTCTTCATCCCAGAGCCACAAAACCAGATGTTGTTGATTTTGAAAGAAAGGATCAAGAATTAGTTGTAGTTATAAAAAAAGAAGGTGGTGGAGGATGGCGTGGTGGTGGCGGTGGAAGCACCGGAATAGGAGGCGGTAGAGGATGGCATGGCTTGCTTGGTTGGCGTGGCGGCGGCATCGGAATAGGAGGCGGTGGAGGATGGCGTGGCTGGCGTGGCTGGCGTGGCGGCAGCGGTGGCACCGGAATAGGAGGCGGTGGAGGATGGCGTGGCTGGCGTGGTGGTGGCGGCGGTGGCGGCGGCGGTGGAGGATTGCCTGGCGGCGGTGGCGGCAGCGGTGGAGGATTGCCTGGCGGCCGCGGCGGAAGCACGGGAAAAGGAGGCGTTGGACCTCTAATTCCGATTTCGATGCAAACCGGTGATCGTGGTACTCACCGTTCAAGCAGCAGCCGGAATATTCGAGGGGGAGTGTGTGTTGTCTGTTGGTTGAGTTTATTGGTTTTAGTCGATTTATTATTGGTTTAG
- the LOC106298269 gene encoding auxin-responsive protein IAA18-like, which translates to MEGYSRNWFRDDKASVYNSEEKKLELKLGPPGEDGDGSSMIRHIKKEPKDKSILSLARNHFSSPSTTNKTTSQKRTAPGPVVGWPPVRSFRKNLTNGSSSKLGNESTSNDVLLKNQKRDDGNGPEKPMQPKRQGGLFVKINMHGVPIGRKGDLSAHNSYQQLSFTVDKLFRGLLAAQRESSSFGEEEKPITGLLDGNREYTLTYEDNEGDKMLVGDVPWHMFVSSVKRLRVIKTSEISSALTYGNGKQEKMRS; encoded by the exons ATGGAGGGTTATTCAAGAAACTGGTTTCGCGATGACAAAGCCTCTGTTTACAACTCCGAAGAGAAGAAACTCGAGCTAAAGCTTGGCCCCCCTGGCGAAGACGGAGATGGTTCATCGATGATACGACACATCAAGAAAGAACCAAAAGACAAATCTATCCTCTCTCTCGCTCGCAACCACTTCTCTTCTCCTTCCACCACCAACAAAACCACATCTCAGAAAAG AACTGCTCCTGGTCCAGTGGTGGGTTGGCCTCCGGTTAGATCATTCAGGAAGAACTTGACAAATGGAAGCTCTTCAAAGCTTGGAAATGAGTCCACCTCCAATGATGTTCTCCTCAAGAACCAGAAGCGTGATGATGGTAATGGCCCAGAGAAGCCAATGCAACCAAAGAGGCAAGGAGGCTTGTTCGTGAAGATCAACATGCACGGTGTTCCTATTGGTCGTAAAGGCGACCTCAGTGCTCATAACAGCTATCAACAGTTATCTTTCACTGTCGACAAGCTCTTTAGAGGTCTTCTTGCAG CTCAAAGAGAATCATCATCATTTGGAGAAGAAGAGAAACCAATCACTGGGTTGTTGGATGGGAATAGAGAATATACTCTTACTTATGAGGACAATGAAGGAGACAAGATGCTTGTAGGAGATGTCCCATGGCA TATGTTTGTATCTTCGGTGAAAAGGCTGCGTGTGATCAAAACCTCTGAGATTTCCTCAGCATTAACAT ATGGAAATGGAAAGCAAGAGAAGATGAGAAGCTGA